A DNA window from Eremothecium cymbalariae DBVPG#7215 chromosome 3, complete sequence contains the following coding sequences:
- the FET3 gene encoding ferroxidase FET3 (similar to Ashbya gossypii ADR132W): MVWAKGLFVLLNVAFSAVVRAETHTFHWKTGIGKRNLDGLKEREVITCNGEFPWPDIRVKRGDRVEVFLTNGFSEWNTSLHFHGMFQNGTSQMDGPEMVTQCPIAPNDTMLYNFTVEHNKGTFWYHSHTPGHYQDGMKGLFIIEEDEFPYEYDKEVTIQLSEWYHELSANIMPRFLNLYNPTGAEPIPQSLLINNTMNLTWNVEPDTTYLLRIVNTGGFVSQYFWIEDHDLTVVEVDGVFVEKNTTNMLYITTAQRYSVLLHTKSDTSKNYAIMQCFDENMLDATPPDLVLNHTSYLTYNADAETPEEQIVPEWDYLDDFYLTPIGEDKIEAFGEPDNDIVVHVEMDNLLNGVNYAFFNNITYTEPKVPTLMTVLSAGEQATNPVVYGSNTHTYVLGKDEVVQIVLNNHDTGRHPFHLHGHTFQVVARGPPAAPQDGLDNADPIEYNAEAGESEIREYPMTRDTVYVNGKSYLVLRFKANNPGVWFFHCHIEWHMMQGLSLTLVEAPEEIQKSESQQLTETAKNACINNGISPVGNAAGNSKDFLDLAGQNVQQKAIPAGFTPKGIVAMFFSCLVAILGLITIAVYGLMDVQDIEEKVIEDLGVDVSNTESIDEHGDSISTDNKN, from the coding sequence ATGGTTTGGGCGAAAGGTTTATTCGTGCTACTGAACGTTGCGTTCTCTGCTGTTGTGCGTGCAGAGACGCATACGTTCCACTGGAAAACGGGTATAGGCAAGCGCAATCTGGATGGATTAAAGGAGCGGGAAGTGATTACCTGTAACGGTGAGTTTCCTTGGCCTGATATCAGGGTTAAGAGAGGAGATCGTGTTGAGGTTTTCTTGACCAATGGGTTCAGTGAGTGGAACACTTCGTTACATTTCCATGGGATGTTCCAGAATGGTACGTCGCAGATGGACGGGCCGGAGATGGTGACTCAATGTCCAATTGCGCCAAATGACACTATGTTGTATAACTTTACCGTGGAACACAACAAGGGAACTTTCTGGTACCACTCTCATACGCCAGGTCACTACCAGGATGGTATGAAGGGTTTGTTTATTATCGAGGAAGATGAGTTCCCATATGAGTATGATAAGGAGGTGACTATTCAGTTGAGTGAATGGTATCATGAACTTTCTGCGAACATCATGCCTCGGTTTTTGAACTTGTACAACCCTACCGGTGCAGAACCCATTCCTCAAAGTTTACTTATTAACAACACTATGAATTTGACGTGGAATGTGGAGCCTGACACTACATACTTGCTACGTATAGTGAATACTGGTGGTTTTGTGTCGCAATACTTTTGGATTGAGGACCATGACTTAACGGTGGTGGAGGTGGATGGTGTATTTGTGGAGAAGAATACGACGAACATGCTTTATATTACAACTGCCCAACGTTACTCTGTTTTGTTGCACACTAAGAGTGATACTTCGAAGAATTACGCTATTATGCAATGCTTCGATGAGAATATGTTGGATGCAACGCCTCCTGATTTGGTGTTGAACCACACATCTTACTTGACATATAATGCTGATGCTGAAACACCTGAGGAGCAGATTGTACCAGAGTGGGATTACTTGGATGATTTCTACTTGACGCCTATTGGTGAAGATAAGATCGAAGCCTTTGGTGAGCCTGACAATGATATCGTTGTGCATGTGGAGATGGACAACTTGCTTAACGGTGTTAACTACGcttttttcaacaacattACCTACACAGAACCTAAAGTCCCAACGTTGATGACTGTTTTGAGTGCAGGGGAGCAAGCCACCAATCCTGTCGTATATGGTAGCAACACACACACTTATGTTCTAGGCAAGGACGAGGTTGTGCAGATTGTCCTCAACAACCACGATACAGGTAGACATCCTTTCCATTTGCACGGTCACACGTTCCAGGTGGTTGCCAGAGGTCCACCTGCAGCTCCTCAAGATGGACTAGATAATGCTGACCCTATCGAGTACAACGCTGAGGCAGGTGAATCTGAAATCAGAGAATACCCAATGACTAGAGACACTGTGTATGTCAATGGTAAATCTTATTTAGTATTAAGATTCAAAGCAAACAATCCAGGTGTTTGGTTCTTCCACTGTCATATCGAGTGGCACATGATGCAAGGTTTGTCGTTAACTCTAGTTGAAGCCCCAGAAGAGATTCAAAAGTCGGAATCTCAACAATTGACTGAAACTGCTAAAAATGCCTGTATCAACAACGGCATCAGCCCCGTTGGTAATGCCGCTGGTAATTCCAAGGACTTTTTGGATCTCGCAGGTCAAAATGTTCAGCAGAAAGCTATCCCGGCTGGTTTCACTCCTAAGGGTATCGTTGCTATGTTCTTCTCATGTCTAGTTGCCATTTTAGGTCTAATAACTATTGCTGTTTACGGCCTCATGGATGTTCAAGACATAGAAGAGAAAGTTATAGAGGACCTAGGCGTCGACGTAAGCAACACTGAGTCTATCGATGAACACGGCGATTCTATCTCTACTGATAATAagaattaa
- the BUB2 gene encoding Bub2p (similar to Ashbya gossypii ADR131C) — MEKFISHPPLIVQSSLSQLRYLVLAEGAGDSGESRQRFYIWSILSRTNMEGATSSYIKLVQRGPPGATIYKKIQNDTFRTFSTDAGFRKRVSEESLTRCLSCFASQQELLEEGNYAEGGVRIAKYVQGMNVLLAPLLYSSPAEPMAFRLFENLCYRVIPTYLDSSLSGVHTGARLLDICLKIIDPKLSKFLSDNLLTAEIYGVPSILTLSSCQKPLDQVCKLWDFMFAYGFHMNVLFIVAQLVTMRSEIMNSGSPMNLLRQFPEFDADEIIRLGVGFVAKVPQELYELLVNHLRDPNIDLSGYGGSID, encoded by the coding sequence ATGGAAAAGTTTATTTCACACCCTCCGCTTATAGTGCAATCTTCGTTATCACAGCTGCGGTACTTGGTGCTTGCAGAGGGTGCAGGGGACAGCGGCGAAAGCCGGCAGAGGTTTTATATCTGGTCTATATTATCTCGCACGAATATGGAGGGGGCTACGTCTAGTTATATAAAGTTGGTGCAGCGGGGGCCGCCTGGGGCAACTATATACAAGAAGATTCAAAACGATACGTTTCGGACGTTTTCAACTGATGCAGGGTTTAGGAAGCGGGTTTCTGAGGAGTCCCTAACGCGTTGTTTGTCATGCTTTGCTTCACAGCAAGAGTTACTAGAGGAGGGTAATTATGCAGAGGGCGGCGTACGGATTGCAAAGTATGTTCAAGGGATGAATGTGTTACTGGCTCCATTATTATATAGCAGTCCTGCAGAGCCCATGGCGTTtagattatttgaaaatctgTGCTATCGGGTAATTCCGACATATCTTGATAGTTCGCTAAGTGGTGTACATACGGGTGCCCGTTTATTGGATATCTGTTTGAAAATAATCGATCCTAAATTGAGTAAATTTCTTTCGGATAATCTGTTGACCGCCGAAATTTACGGGGTGCCTTCGATTTTAACGTTGTCGAGTTGCCAGAAGCCTTTAGACCAAGTGTGCAAGTTATGGGATTTTATGTTCGCATATGGGTTTCATATGAACGTGCTTTTTATTGTTGCACAGTTGGTTACGATGAGATCCGAGATTATGAATTCTGGATCGCCGATGAATCTGCTGCGGCAATTCCCGGAGTTTGATGCTGATGAAATAATTAGGTTGGGTGTAGGATTTGTTGCCAAGGTCCCCCAAGAACTCTACGAGTTATTGGTTAACCATTTGAGGGATCCGAATATAGATTTATCTGGTTATGGCGGCAGCATAGACTGA
- the PSG1 gene encoding Psg1p (similar to Ashbya gossypii ADR134C) — translation MIQQLLVFLTFSIHCCYGWHNVIRPQQSPKTTTEELKPWVRTIYGTKVELVTPTVIAGVTFSAKPEETPDPLKPWVSLKQEGLPVTVKPEIKKGHTIRASPDYSTYFKTASTRTYTYEDLKAHNMDPGDIHKEVMFVDEDDAYVSLNPIIRCTPERYFHKGDAKDIPSEPFCTPMENKDWQVGKTYFVSWYTRFFRDEVKESTVEQVRVHLSYVQETAYQRGFAKRDIKATFFSSEWIDNIDGLYPITVDEDWLQGKPRRSVVVSVQPSTVSDEEFNPLEFGVLIKILRGSKVFKTTKEELALQDAGIHHRPWYYVILTVPTIVAFTIAVMYFLSQCTGKYRDFSDVTRMALNKKHRVLGKIKDMKRFKKIKNHKYDELPIHRKSGKQT, via the coding sequence ATGATTCAGCAATTACTGGTATTTCTTACTTTTTCAATCCATTGCTGTTATGGATGGCATAATGTAATCCGGCCACAGCAGTCGCCTAAAACTACCACGGAGGAATTGAAACCGTGGGTTCGTACCATCTACGGTACCAAAGTTGAACTCGTAACACCAACTGTTATAGCTGGAGTCACATTCTCTGCTAAACCAGAGGAAACACCTGATCCATTGAAACCTTGGGTCTCTTTAAAGCAAGAAGGATTGCCGGTAACCGTTAAACcagaaattaaaaaagggCATACCATCCGAGCATCGCCGGACTATTCTACGTATTTCAAGACTGCAAGTACCAGGACGTATACCTATGAAGATTTAAAAGCTCACAATATGGATCCGGGTGATATTCATAAGGAGGTGATGTTTGTTGACGAGGACGATGCTTATGTTTCACTAAATCCTATTATTAGATGCACACCTGAACGTTACTTTCACAAAGGAGATGCCAAAGATATCCCAAGTGAGCCTTTCTGTACTCCAATGGAGAACAAGGACTGGCAGGTTGGAAAAACCTATTTCGTTAGTTGGTATACTCGTTTCTTTAGAGATGAAGTGAAGGAAAGCACAGTAGAGCAGGTCCGTGTTCATTTATCATATGTTCAAGAAACAGCTTACCAGAGAGGCTTTGCGAAGAGGGACATTAAAGcaacttttttttcaagtgaATGGATTGATAATATAGATGGTTTATATCCAATTACTGTAGATGAAGACTGGTTACAAGGAAAGCCAAGACGTTCAGTAGTAGTTTCCGTTCAACCATCAACTGTAAGTGATGAAGAGTTTAACCCATTGGAATTCGGGGTTTTAATTAAGATACTTCGGGGTTCCAAAGTATTCAAGACGACCAAGGAAGAGCTGGCATTACAGGATGCTGGAATACACCATCGTCCGTGGTATTATGTAATCTTAACGGTACCAACGATTGTGGCATTCACAATTGCAGTGATGTATTTCCTTTCACAATGTACTGGGAAATATAGGGACTTCAGTGATGTAACAAGAATGGCGTTGAATAAGAAGCACAGGGTACTTGGGAAAATTAAAGATATGAAACGGTTcaagaagatcaaaaacCACAAATATGACGAACTGCCCATACATAGAAAAAGTGGCAAGCAGACTTAG
- the AGP2 gene encoding Agp2p (similar to Ashbya gossypii AAR038W) encodes MVEDATEETHSAKESGEKMPVNNGEYRSLRSSMCEECDENSDVYRSTQRKLENRHVQFVGISGVIGTALFVSIGKALHHGGPISLLLGFTLWCIPILCITVSTAEMVSYLPLNSPFLRLASRCVNDSLTFTAGWNFWFLECVQIPFEIVAVNVVIHYWTDDYSATIPLCVQVALYFLISVFAVRYYGEIEFWLASFKIILAVGLFAFTFVTMVGGNPKRERYGFKHIRELPFKTYFPGGDSDQGSALGYFQGFLACLIQASFTIAGPDYVSMIAGETKLPRKVLPIAFKQVFVRLTFLFLGGCLCVGIVCGANDPQLTAAINDSRPGAASSPYVIAMNHLGIRILPDIVNAALITAAFSAGNAYTYCSSRSLYGLALDGYAPPIFKRCNRYGVPIYAVGVSLFWAVLSLLQLNENSSIVLNWLINLITASQLINFGILCIIYLYFRRAYIAQQDNLPALPFKSWWQPYTAICGLVSVTIMVIVQGYTVFYSSLWNVQDFLFCYFMVFANIAIYLACYFVWKRGNDNVLPPNQVDLITGLAEVELHELAHGFDKFAFLHR; translated from the coding sequence ATGGTGGAAGATGCAACGGAGGAGACGCATAGTGCTAAGGAGAGTGGCGAAAAGATGCCTGTGAATAACGGAGAATATAGAAGTTTAAGAAGTTCTATGTGCGAAGAATGTGATGAAAATTCAGATGTCTACCGGAGCACTCAAAGAAAACTTGAGAATCGTCATGTGCAATTTGTAGGTATATCTGGTGTTATCGGAACAGCGCTTTTTGTTTCTATAGGGAAGGCCTTGCATCATGGAGGTCCAATATCATTGCTTCTTGGGTTTACCCTGTGGTGTATACCGATTCTGTGCATTACTGTCTCCACAGCTGAAATGGTGTCTTATTTACCGTTGAATTCTCCATTTTTACGATTGGCATCACGATGTGTAAATGATTCACTTACATTTACTGCCGGTTGGAACTTCTGGTTTTTGGAATGTGTACAGATCCCCTTTGAGATTGTTGCGGTAAATGTTGTGATCCACTATTGGACAGATGATTATTCTGCTACGATTCCCTTGTGTGTTCAGGTAGCACTGTATTTTTTGATCAGTGTATTTGCAGTTCGGTACTATGGGgaaattgaattttggCTTGCAAGCTTCAAGATTATACTTGCCGTTGGGTTGTTTGCTTTTACCTTTGTTACGATGGTTGGTGGTAATCCAAAGAGAGAACGGTACGGATTCAAGCACATTCGCGAGTTACCGTTTAAAACTTACTTTCCTGGTGGTGACTCTGATCAAGGGTCCGCACTCGGTTATTTTCAAGGGTTTTTAGCGTGTCTTATTCAAGCATCGTTCACTATAGCAGGTCCAGACTACGTGTCTATGATAGCTGGTGAGACAAAACTACCGCGTAAAGTTTTACCCATCGCATTCAAGCAAGTATTTGTAAGGCTGACGTTTCTATTTCTTGGGGGATGCCTGTGCGTTGGAATAGTCTGCGGGGCCAATGACCCTCAACTTACTGCTGCTATCAATGACTCCCGTCCTGGTGCTGCGTCTTCCCCATATGTTATTGCGATGAATCATCTAGGTATCAGAATCCTCCCCGATATTGTTAATGCGGCCTTAATAACAGCAGCATTTTCTGCTGGGAATGCTTACACCTATTGCTCCTCTAGGTCCTTGTACGGACTTGCTTTGGATGGCTATGCTCCCCCAATATTCAAGCGTTGCAACAGATATGGTGTGCCCATATACGCTGTTGGGGTCTCCCTGTTTTGGGCTGTCTTGAGTTTACTGCAGTTGAATGAAAACAGCTCTATCGTTTTGAACTGGCTAATAAACTTAATAACCGCCTCCCAATTGATCAACTTCGGCATCCTATGTATTATCTACCTCTACTTCAGGAGAGCCTACATCGCCCAGCAAGACAATCTGCCAGCTCTACCCTTCAAGTCCTGGTGGCAGCCTTACACTGCAATCTGCGGTCTGGTGTCCGTTACAATCATGGTCATCGTCCAAGGCTACACCGTATTCTACAGCTCCCTCTGGAACGTACAAGATTTCTTGTTTTGCTACTTCATGGTCTTCGCAAATATAGCGATCTATTTAGCTTGTTACTTCGTCTGGAAACGTGGGAATGACAATGTCCTGCCACCCAACCAAGTAGATCTCATAACAGGCCTAGCCGAGGTCGAACTTCATGAACTAGCACATGGCTTCGACAAATTTGCCTTTCTCCATCGTTGA
- the SEN15 gene encoding Sen15p (similar to Ashbya gossypii ADR135W) encodes MTYLTFTNTQHQKAILLQCNLKTMELVPLVKNNLVHYQMWKDVHALTLSLGQIICGQPPQKLSNDDSEITTEYVFPVPLKQYDSGSLTLENLDHLFDELQDKGCSRIVLAIVSDDGAVVYYTIYRGLHKPKKN; translated from the coding sequence ATGACCTATCTAACATTTACCAACACCCAACATCAAAAAGCCATCTTGCTGCAGTGTAATCTCAAAACCATGGAGCTGGTACCTTTAGTGAAAAATAATCTAGTTCACTACCAAATGTGGAAAGATGTACATGCGCTTACTTTAAGTTTAGGACAAATTATATGTGGCCAACCACCTCAAAAGTTGAGCAATGACGATAGTGAGATTACAACAGAATATGTGTTTCCAGTACCCCTAAAACAGTACGATTCCGGATCTCTAACACTAGAAAATCTTGATCATCTTTTCGACGAGCTGCAGGATAAAGGATGCTCAAGAATTGTTTTGGCAATAGTTAGTGATGATGGCGCCGTTGTGTATTATACCATCTATCGCGGTTTACATAAGCCGAAGAAGAATTAA
- the AAN1 gene encoding Aan1p (similar to Ashbya gossypii ADR133W): MSTRYCSSHNSAQDGPLRSSISGDRLPARPKKKHSRRYKFQFHKHLQFHGTTYQKVTSMSYLIDNYGEHKATTITSFMRCIHRKINHDVCRISDDHIIHNVSKWEKSKLFLLLVTLSQRGGPEYWMDKTNGNQGKNIVQEGSKCKKNSVEVQNTSKKKEAKLVYTLVEQIMRENITEDYDESIHDENYVFSSIWANFMEGLINHYLEKVIIPRSELKVCQQLYKPMMKIISLYNEYNELMDKSERSGFLPNRGSGCIGPAIKDESGETSSVASDSTTIQDGSTDGKLERAQKLLWQARQDIPKTISKELTLLSEIYTTLSADEQDYELDEFVCCAEEYIELEYLPALIDLLFNNCGTLIFWKIMLVLEPFFYYIEELDDVRDNDDEEGEESKFTTEATAEYVNKIAKPDPRVVTLERICKVAARQKWI; encoded by the coding sequence ATGAGTACTCGGTATTGTAGTTCCCACAATAGTGCACAAGATGGCCCATTGCGCTCTTCGATCTCAGGTGATCGACTACCAGCAAGGcctaaaaagaagcattCACGTCGCtataaattccaattccataagcatcttcaatttcatgGCACTACATATCAGAAGGTAACTTCCATGTCTTATCTGATAGACAACTATGGGGAGCATAAGGCCACTACTATTACTTCGTTTATGAGGTGTATTCATAGAAAGATAAACCACGATGTGTGTAGAATTAGTGATGACCACATTATTCATAATGTTTCTAAATGGGAGAAATCGAAGCTGTTTCTACTCCTAGTGACGTTGTCTCAACGTGGAGGCCCAGAATACTGGATGGATAAAACAAATGGGAATCAAGGGAAGAATATAGTTCAAGAAGGGAGTAAATGTAAGAAGAATAGCGTCGAAGTCCAAAACACTAGTAAGAAGAAAGAGGCGAAATTAGTATACACACTAGTCGAACAGATTATGAGAGAAAATATCACTGAAGATTATGATGAGAGTATCCATGATGAGAATTATGTATTCTCATCTATATGGGCTAATTTTATGGAAGGGTTGATTAACCATTACTTGGAAAAAGTTATCATCCCGAGGTCTGAACTCAAGGTTTGCCAACAGTTGTATAAGCCTATGATGAAAATCATTTCACTCTATAATGAATACAATGAACTTATGGATAAGAGTGAAAGAAGTGGTTTTTTGCCAAACAGAGGCTCTGGGTGTATTGGCCCAGCTATCAAAGACGAATCGGGAGAAACATCTTCAGTTGCATCAGATAGTACTACGATACAAGATGGGTCCACAGACGGAAAATTAGAAAGGGCTCAAAAGCTGCTATGGCAAGCTCGTCAAGACATACCAAAAACCATTAGCAAAGAATTAACGTTACTTTCAGAGATTTACACCACGTTGAGTGCTGATGAACAAGATTATGAGCTGGATGAATTTGTATGTTGTGCGGAAGAGTACattgaattggaatatCTACCTGCGTTGATTGACTTATTATTCAATAACTGTGGAACCTTAATATTCTGGAAAATCATGCTTGTACTAGAACCgtttttctattatatcGAGGAGTTAGATGACGTCCGTGACaacgatgatgaagagggTGAAGAATCAAAATTCACCACTGAGGCTACAGCTGAGTatgtaaataaaatagCGAAACCAGATCCTCGAGTGGTAACTTTGGAAAGGATCTGTAAAGTAGCTGCGAGACAAAAATGGATATAG
- the SAM37 gene encoding SAM complex subunit SAM37 (similar to Ashbya gossypii ADR136C) — protein MNANNTCCQDRKVKHNLEAIRSYFRIKLYSVAMCIIHLWGEAMKPSLVSPESIALYWFINLYNIETTMVFSNNTDVSPNNELPVCICSDGSYIYGYQGIVEMFLDKKMSLLEAGLIQHTVSTFGCLTDYQLYLNKVNYEKYTRKIFSYLLHWPMWYNTPLKYRELVKKKCANLGYIESSDDANIGNSITDQAEKELARSSKAFRNIEKQHEKNQQTLNYVKYSMQYMSKLDSSLTPWIEARKEIGKELNVLDILLYAHIYVQMILPDGARIKEHLKKTFPEFFTMLMSTCDICSSRKADKVTIRDPTFLESGNIPMTVYRSITSFF, from the coding sequence ATGAACGCTAATAATACGTGTTGCCAAGATAGAAAAGTTAAGCATAACCTGGAGGCCATTCGAAGCTATTTCAGAATCAAATTATATTCAGTAGCGATGTGCATTATACATCTGTGGGGTGAGGCCATGAAGCCGTCATTAGTTTCTCCGGAAAGTATTGCGCTGTATTGGTTTATTAATTTGTACAATATTGAGACTACAATGGTGTTTTCAAACAATACAGATGTTTCACCGAATAATGAGCTACCGGTATGTATATGTTCTGATGGTTCTTACATATACGGCTACCAGGGTATTGTAGAAATGTTTTTAGATAAAAAGATGTCATTATTAGAAGCTGGGTTGATCCAGCATACAGTGAGTACATTCGGTTGCCTGACAGATTACCAGCTATACTTGAACAAAGTTAATTATGAAAAGTATACgagaaaaatattttcgTATTTGTTACATTGGCCAATGTGGTATAACACACCACTAAAATACAGAGAGTTGGTTAAAAAGAAATGTGCTAATTTGGGATATATTGAAAGTAGTGATGATGCGAACATAGGGAACAGTATAACAGACCAAGCAGAAAAGGAGTTAGCAAGAAGTAGCAAGGCATTTAGAAACATTGAAAAACAGCACGAAAAGAACCAACAGACACTGAATTATGTTAAGTATAGTATGCAATATATGTCTAAATTGGATAGTTCGCTAACCCCATGGATTGAAGCTAGAAAGGAGATTGGTAAGGAATTAAACGTGTTAGATATCTTATTATATGCCCACATATATGTTCAGATGATATTACCAGATGGAGCTCGTATCAAAGAGCATTTAAAGAAGACCTTTCCTGAATTTTTCACCATGTTGATGAGCACTTGCGACATATGTTCTTCGAGAAAAGCTGATAAGGTTACTATTAGAGATCCTACATTTCTGGAGTCAGGTAACATACCAATGACTGTTTATAGATCCATTAcatcatttttttga
- the MUD2 gene encoding Mud2p (similar to Ashbya gossypii ADR130W) produces MSNNLESLRSRIMENINSKKDGEKKVPTGPRGSMETVERQPAKGENISEIVRHESNGGTYLEVDPRRGNSRMDLRVGGGAANGGRRNAQQTASNSVPLGAPSRFGSQGAGYFNNLESRRNISIQPDDMPRSEALQYDSRRSNNRFGSRYASRFEGSARGRRQQPTNGGRSFNSNGPRYQGNDGGARIQSRNMPRNSWSGTNSSYVRDWSPDDRNIDWTKIVSIDERVRSRPSRWDITPKGFDKVPAERAKLSGLFPLPGQPQELDRATLEGIVEKGALNRRTKILFEDPTKQNLVQCKLNRTIIITSTVLEFSEQELVAKVIANFLTRVTLEGKHEVVLWRAQSNRLILELSTEETTTVVLSSQKYLEKELDQKFIWQRPGEYVCREDIQEPICAHNLIVIPEIAVEEISAVPEWLQQQGIKYTWLHCLELAPENANADDKIFTKVVLYNPANDGQSSNSVPGSDILKPNETQLIQNFSNISYQTFSKIVAVQTHKPSKVVCLLNAVDPVDLKNEKCYQEIYEAMMFGSPVVNCGAVESIKIPVPSADFRNNFDSVPLQIGKIFIKFKEMDGAERAMLTLAGMRFGERTILCSYFSERDFDLGLF; encoded by the coding sequence ATGAGTAATAACTTAGAGAGTTTGAGGTCCCGGATTATGGAGAACATTAATAGCAAAAAAGATGGAGAAAAGAAGGTTCCAACTGGGCCTAGAGGTTCTATGGAAACAGTTGAAAGACAACCTGCGAAAGGTGAAAATATTTCAGAAATAGTGCGGCATGAGAGTAATGGGGGCACATATTTAGAGGTAGATCCGCGCCGGGGGAATAGTCGTATGGATTTGAGGGTTGGTGGGGGAGCTGCCAATGGTGGGAGACGAAATGCGCAACAGACTGCTTCTAATAGTGTGCCACTTGGGGCACCAAGTCGGTTTGGTAGTCAAGGAGCAGGttattttaataacttAGAATCGAGGCGTAATATCTCAATACAACCTGATGATATGCCGCGCTCGGAGGCATTACAGTATGATTCTAGGAGGAGTAATAACAGATTTGGGAGTCGTTATGCGAGCAGGTTTGAAGGCTCCGCTCGAGGTAGGAGACAGCAGCCGACTAACGGCGGCAGAAGTTTCAACAGCAATGGGCCTAGATATCAAGGTAATGACGGAGGTGCACGGATACAGAGTCGGAACATGCCGAGAAACTCATGGTCAGGAACTAACTCATCGTATGTACGGGATTGGTCGCCGGATGACAGAAATATTGATTGGACCAAGATTGTCTCGATTGATGAGCGTGTTCGTTCAAGGCCTTCTCGGTGGGACATTACACCTAAGGGATTTGATAAGGTCCCTGCAGAGAGAGCGAAGCTTTCTGGTCTATTTCCTTTACCTGGCCAACCGCAGGAGCTAGATCGTGCAACACTTGAAGGAATAGTCGAGAAGGGCGCGCTTAATAGAAGAACTAAGATCTTATTCGAGGATCctacaaaacaaaatttaGTGCAATGCAAATTAAACAGAACGATAATAATTACATCTACGGTTCTTGAATTCTCAGAACAAGAACTTGTCGCCAAAGTTATTGCCAATTTTCTAACGCGAGTCACTTTAGAAGGTAAACATGAAGTTGTCTTATGGAGGGCGCAAAGCAATCGTTTGATATTAGAGCTCAGCACAGAAGAGACTACAACTGTAGTGCTATCATCCCAAAAATATCTGGAAAAAGAGCTGGACCAAAAGTTTATATGGCAGAGGCCGGGGGAATACGTTTGCAGAGAGGACATACAAGAACCAATATGCGCGCACAATCTGATAGTTATCCCTGAGATTGCCGTCGAGGAAATTAGTGCAGTTCCTGAATggctgcagcagcaaggCATCAAATATACCTGGCTACACTGCCTGGAGCTGGCGCCAGAGAATGCCAATGCAGATGACAAAATTTTCACAAAAGTTGTACTATACAACCCTGCTAACGATGGCCAATCCAGTAATTCTGTACCAGGTAGCGatattttgaaaccaaatgAAACACAACTCATACAAAATTTCTCTAACATATCGTACCAGACGTTCTCAAAAATCGTCGCAGTGCAGACCCACAAGCCGTCCAAGGTGGTTTGCTTATTAAATGCGGTCGACCCCGTCGACCTGaagaatgaaaaatgtTACCAAGAAATTTATGAGGCCATGATGTTTGGATCTCCCGTAGTGAACTGTGGTGCTGTTGAAAGCATTAAAATCCCAGTACCAAGTGCGGACTTCAGGAACAACTTCGATAGTGTGCCCTTACAGATTGGGAAGATATTCataaaattcaaagaaatgGACGGCGCGGAACGTGCGATGCTAACCTTAGCAGGAATGCGTTTCGGTGAACGAACTATTCTATGTAGTTACTTTAGTGAACGTGACTTCGACTTGGGtcttttctaa